A window of Ananas comosus cultivar F153 linkage group 4, ASM154086v1, whole genome shotgun sequence contains these coding sequences:
- the LOC109709378 gene encoding protein FIZZY-RELATED 3 — MDSRKPRLNLPAGMEASLRIDPVPNLFPAMPKTPSPSKTTYSDRFIPCRSSSRLQNFSLVERSSPAKEGGNDAYARLLRAELLGEGPAACSPSGGPGSPMSPSKNLFRFKTDHSAPTSPFAGLGSSQEGNVASEVSTPPKVPRKIPKTPHKVLDAPSLQDDFYLNLVDWSSQNVLAVGLGTCVYLWSATTSKVTKLCDLGSRDGVCAIQWTREGSYLAIGTSLGDVQIWDGTKCKRIRNMGGHQTRTGILAWSSCILSSGSRDRNILQHDIRVSNDFISKFTGHRSEVCGLKWSHDDRELASGGNDNQLLVWNQRSQNPILRLTEHTAAVKAIAWSPHQHGLLASGGGTADRCIRFWNTANGNMLNSVDTGSQVCNLAWCKNVNELVSTHGYSQNQIMVWKYPSMSKVATLTGHTLRVLYLAMSPDGQTIVTGAGDETLRFWNIFPSVKTPAPVRDTGVWSLGRTHIR, encoded by the exons atggaTTCGAGGAAACCACGGTTGAATCTCCCCGCCGGAATGGAGGCCTCTCTCCGAATCGACCCGGTCCCAAACCTTTTCCCGGCGATGCCGAAAACACCTTCGCCGTCGAAAACAACATACAGCGATCGGTTCATACCTTGTAGATCGTCGTCGAGGCTTCAAAATTTCAGCTTGGTGGAGAGATCGTCGCCGGCTAAAGAAGGCGGGAACGACGCCTACGCGCGATTGCTCCGAGCCGAGCTCCTGGGGGAGGGACCGGCGGCGTGCTCCCCGTCCGGCGGACCGGGTTCGCCGATGAGCCCGAGTAAGAACTTGTTCCGGTTCAAGACCGACCACTCGGCCCCGACCTCGCCTTTCGCCGGTTTGGGGTCTAGCCAGGAGGGAAATGTTGCAAGCGAGGTCTCGACGCCGCCGAAGGTTCCGAGGAAGATACCCAAAACTCCCCACAAG GTTTTGGATGCTCCGTCGCTTCAAGATGATTTCTACCTCAACTTGGTAGATTGGTCATCGCAGAATGTGTTGGCTGTTGGATTGGGCACTTGTGTTTATTTGTGGTCAGCAACCACAAGCAAG GTTACAAAATTGTGTGATTTGGGTTCGAGAGATGGTGTGTGCGCGATCCAATGGACTCGAGAAGGCTCCTACCTAGCAATTGGAACAAGCCTTGGAGATGTTCAG ATTTGGGATGGCACAAAGTGTAAAAGGATTCGGAATATGGGCGGTCATCAAACGAGAACCGGTATTCTCGCATGGAGTTCTTGCATATTATCTTCTGGGAGTAGGGATAGGAATATCCTGCAACACGACATTCGCGTTTCAAATGACTTCATCAGCAAGTTCACAGGCCACAGATCTGAG GTCTGTGGATTAAAATGGTCCCACGATGACCGTGAACTTGCATCTGGAGGAAATGATAACCAG CTACTGGTTTGGAATCAACGCTCTCAGAATCCAATACTGAGACTCACAGAACATACAGCTGCGGTTAAAGCCATAGCATGGTCGCCGCATCAGCATGGGCTTCTTGCATCAGGAGGCGGAACGGCCGATCGGTGCATACGTTTCTGGAACACTGCGAACGGCAATATGCTAAATTCGGTTGACACGGGAAGCCAA GTCTGCAATCTAGCATGGTGTAAGAATGTGAATGAACTAGTTAGCACTCACGGTTACTCCCAAAACCAAATTATGGTGTGGAAGTATCCATCAATGTCGAAG GTAGCAACACTAACCGGCCACACGCTCCGGGTGCTTTATCTCGCAATGTCACCTGATGGACAG ACTATAGTAACTGGCGCTGGTGATGAGACTCTGAGATTTTGGAACATATTCCCTTCTGTGAAAACTCCG GCTCCTGTTCGTGACACCGGCGTCTGGTCCTTGGGGCGAACTCACATTCGGTGA
- the LOC109708360 gene encoding uncharacterized protein LOC109708360: MELEDRYRQAQRPQYECLLFDLDDTLYPLSSGIAAECLKNIGDYMVEKLGIDENKIEELCNLLYKNYGTTMAGLRAIGYEFDYDDYHSFVHGRLPYEKIKPDPVLRNLLLSLPIRKVIFTNGDKVHASKALKRLGLEDCFEGIICFETLNLTSAASCKAGNEPKIFDIVGHFSEPNPNVELPKTPILCKPSIEAMEHALRIANINPEKTIFFDDSVRNIKAARCIGLHTVLVGTSQRVKGADHALESIHNIREALPELWEEAEKAGVRYSGKVAMETSVTA; encoded by the exons ATGGAACTTGAGGATCGCTACCGACAGGCTCAGCGGCCGCAATACGAATGCCTTCTTTTCG ACCTTGATGACACTCTTTACCCTTTGAGCTCTGGCATTGCCGCCGAGTGCCTGAAAAATATCGGAG ATTATATGGTTGAGAAGCTCGGAATCGACGAGAACAAGATTGAGGAGTTGTGCAATCTACTTTACAAAAACTATGGGACTACAATGGCTGGTTTAAGG GCTATCGGTTACGAATTCGATTATGATGATTACCACAG CTTTGTCCATGGAAGATTACCTTACGAGAAGATAAAGCCCGACCCTGTTCTCAGAAACCTTCTCCTGAGCCTTCCAATCCGTAAAGTC ATATTCACAAACGGCGATAAGGTCCATGCGTCCAAAGCCCTTAAGAGGCTCGGATTAGAAGATTGTTTTGAGGGAATCATATGCTTTGAGACTCTGAACCTGACTTCAGCTGCTTCATGCAAGGCAGGCAATGAACCCAAAATCTTCGATATTGTTGGGCACTTTTCTGAGCCGAATCCTAACGTCGAACTTCCAAAGACACCCATTCTTTGCAAGCCGTCGATAGAAGCCATGGAGCATGCTCTTAGAATCGCCAACATCAACCCTGAGAAGACG ATTTTCTTCGACGACAGTGTTCGCAATATTAAAGCGGCTAGATGCATTGGTCTCCACACTGTACTG GTTGGTACCTCGCAGAGGGTTAAAGGTGCGGACCACGCGTTAGAGAGTATCCACAACATAAGAGAAGCATTGCCCGAGCTGTGGGAGGAGGCCGAGAAAGCCGGTGTTAGGTACTCGGGCAAGGTTGCTATGGAGACTTCTGTGACTGCATAG
- the LOC109708655 gene encoding probable WRKY transcription factor 49 gives MMDELDEMEQNWHDGLGEELMRELLDNTTPLFFSPQVAEAEEDSHRESVVNKLISTVYSGPTIGDIESALSLTSQSSDTENQNNSRPIVSLTEKGLSKMENKYTLRIKTCGNGLSDDGYKWRKYGQKAIKNSPNPRSYYRCTNPRCNAKKQVERSTEDPETLVVTYEGLHLHYTYSHFLLSRSPEFNSAGLSTAKKPKINPMGHKNQIPDYAPHEPAPHSSAIVSSEQSQGEDRFGDLQYGLLDEDEKSARGLGLLEDVVPLLVRKPCNSTTTSSCDPYSPQASSPSISSLSWTPNSPCIDMSILSNIM, from the exons ATGATGGATGAGTTAGATGAGATGGAGCAAAATTGGCATGATGGGTTGGGAGAGGAACTCATGAGAGAGCTCCTCGACAACACCACACCGCTCTTCTTCTCACCGCAGGTCGCGGAAGCAGAGGAGGATTCGCATCGCGAATCAGTCGTGAACAAGCTAATCTCGACGGTCTATTCGGGCCCGACGATCGGCGATATAGAGAGCGCGCTGTCTCTAACTAGCCAGAGCAGTGACACAGAGAATCAAAACAATTCTAGACCCAT AGTTTCTTTAACAGAGAAAGGGTTGAGTAAGATGGAGAACAAGTACACACTGAGGATAAAGACATGTGGGAACGGGCTCAGTGATGATGGTTACAAGTGGAGAAAATATGGCCAAAAAGCAATTAAAAACAGCCCCAATCCAAG GAGTTACTACAGATGCACCAACCCGCGGTGCAACGCAAAGAAACAAGTGGAAAGATCGACGGAGGACCCGGAGACGCTCGTCGTGACGTACGAAGGTCTCCACCTTCACTACACCTACTCCCATTTCCTTCTTTCCCGGTCCCCGGAGTTCAACTCCGCGGGCCTCAGCACGGCGAAGAAGCCCAAGATCAACCCAATGGGGCACAAGAACCAAATTCCAGATTACGCGCCGCATGAACCCGCACCGCACAGCTCAGCAATTGTATCATCAGAACAATCACAAGGAGAAGATCGTTTTGGTGATCTACAATATGGACTCCTCGACGAGGACGAGAAGAGCGCGAGAGGTCTCGGGCTTTTGGAAGATGTAGTTCCCCTGCTGGTGAGAAAGCCATGCAACTCGACGACGACGTCCTCGTGCGATCCATACTCGCCTCAGGCGTCGTCGCCTTCGATCTCCTCTCTTTCGTGGACTCCGAATTCGCCTTGTATTGATATGAGTATTCTCTCCAACATTAtgtga